GTGCACGGGCAGCCCCGCGAGCGAGTGCCCGCCCCAGGAGATCTCGCCCGTCGACCGCTCGAGGCCCGCGACCGCGCGCAAGAGGCTCGACTTGCCGCAGCCGGACGGACCGAGCAGCGCGAGCACCTGCCCGCGCGGCAGGTCGAGCGAGACGCCGTCGACCGCACGCACGGGGGCGTCGCGGCGCGACGCTCCCTCGTACCCGACGACGACGTCGCGCAGCCTCAGCCCGGGCGCACCCTCCGCGGGCGTGACGGGAGCGTCCGAAGCGGCGCTGCGCGCCACCACCACATCGACCATCAGAGCTCTCCTGCCTTGTCGCCGCGCATCCGCTCGGCCACCACCATCACTGTCGCCGTCACGACGGCCAGGACGACCGCCGCGGCGAGCGCCGTCCCGAAGTTCTCCGCACCCGGCCGCCCGATGAGCCGGAAGATCACGACCGGCAGCGTCGCCGAGTCGGGCCGCGCGAGGAACGCCGTCGCACCGAACTCGCCGAGGGACACCGCGAACGCGAAGCCGACGGCGAGACCGAGCGGACGCGTGACGAGCGGCAGGTCGACCGTCGCGAGCACGCGGCCGGGGCGAGCGCCGAGCGTCGCGGCCGCCTCCCGCAGGCGCGGGTCGAGCGCGCGGAGCACCGGCAGCACCGTGCGCACGACGATGGGGATCGCGACGACCGCCTGCGCGACGGGCACGAGCAGCCCCGACGAGCGCAGGTCGACGCCGAGGCCGAGCGGTCGGTCGAGCGTCACGAGGAACCCGAAGCCGACCGTCACGGCCGAGACGCCGAGCGGCAGCATGAACACGCCGTCGAGCAGCGCGAGGCCGCGACGGCCTGCCCGTGAGCGTGGGCGCCGGGACACCACGAGCGCGACGAGGCCGCCCACGACGACGGCGATCAGGGCCGCGACCGCAGCCGTCCGCAGCGAGGTGCCCGCGGCCTGCCACGCGGTCACAGACGAGCCCGCGACGGGCTCGGCGAGGTTCCGGTAGTTCTGCAGGGTCCACGTGCCGTCGGCCGTGCGCAGCGAGCGCAGCAGCAGGTTCGCCATGGGCCACACGAGCAGCCCGAGCACGACGACGGCTGTCACGGCGAGGCTCGCCCAGCCGCCCGCACCGAGCCCGCGCGGGCGCAGCCGTCGCTCGCCGGGAGCCGAGCCGAGCAGGGCGAGCGCACGCACGCGCCGTGCCGACGCGCGGCCCGACACCCACAGGACGGCCGCGACGACGACGAGCTGCAGGACCGACAGGACCGCGGCCGCGCGCAGGTCGAGGAACTGCGTCGTGCGGACGTAGATCTCCGTCTCGATCGTGCCGAAGCGGCTGCCTCCGAGGATGAGGACGGTGCCGAACGCCGTCGCGCAGAAGAAGAAGACGAGCGCGGCGGCCGACGCGATCGCGGGGGCGAGCGCGGGCAGCGTGACCGTGCGCAGGACGCGCAGCGGGCTCGCGCCGAGGGCGCGCGCGGCCTGCTCGGGACGGGCGTCGAGCTGCGCCCAGAAACCGCCGACCGTGCGCACGACGACGGAGTAGTTGAAGAAGACGAGCGCGACGACGATCGCGGTGAGGCTCTGGTCGAGGCCGAGCCCGCCGAGCGGGCCTGCGTCCATGAACAGGCTGCGGAACGCGACACCGACGACGACGGTCGGCAGGACGAACGGCACCGTGACGACCGCACGCACGAACGCACGGCCGGGGAACGTCCGCCGGTACAGCACGTACGCGCCGGGGAGGCCGAGCAGGACGGAGAGCACGGTCCCGAGGCCGGCCTGCAGGAAGGTCAGGCCGACGACGCGCCACGTGCGCGGGCGGCCGAGCACCTCGCCGAACCCGCCGAGGTCCCAGGCGGCGGGCGACCACGCGGGGTGCGCCGCGGCGTCGGGCGACGCGAAGCCCTTGAGGATCATCGTCGCGACGGGCCACAGGAAGAAGACCGCGAGGAACAGTCCCGGGACCCCGACGGCGGCGAACCAGAGCGCACGCCCGGTCGCCCTGCGCCGGGCACCGCCGGGTGCCGCGTCCCCGTGGGGGGCGCGGTTCCCGGTCGGTGCCGGTGCGAGGGTCGTCGTCACGGTCGTGCTCGTCTCAGCCGAGCATCGTGTCAGTCCACGACTCGATCCAGGCGTCGCGGTTCTCCGCGAGCGTCGCGGGGTCGACCGTGATCGTCTTCTCGGCGAGCGGCCCGAACTTCTCGAACGCCTCGGGCAGGTCGACGTCCGGGTCGACCGGGTACATGTACACCGTGTCAGGGAGGGCCGCCTGGAAGTCGGCGGAGAGCATGTAGTCGACGAGTGCACCTGCAGCGGCGGGGTTGTCGGAGCCGGCGATCACGCCCGCGTACTCGACCTGGCGGAAGCACGTCGCGGGGAGGGACGACGTCGTGGACTCGTCGCCGTCGAGCGTGTAGGCGGGCGACGAGCCGTACGAGAGGACGACGGGGCGCGGGCCGCCCTCGCCGCCGCCGGAGAAGTCGACGTAGTAGGCGTCCGACCAGGAGTCGGAGATCTTCACGCCGTTGTCCTTGAGGCTCGTCCAGTAGTCGAGGTAGCCGTCCTCGCCGTAGGCGCCGACGGTCGCGGCGAGGAAGGCGAGGCCGGGGGTCGACGTCGCGGGGTTGGTGAGGACGACGAGGTCCTTGAGCGCGGGGTCGGCGAGGTCGTCGAGGGTCGCGGGGACGGGCACGTCGGGGTGCGCGTCGAACCAGCGGTCGTCGACGTTGATGCAGACGTCGCCCTGGTCGATCGGGGTGAGCGCGGTCGAGCCCTCGAGCAGGAGGTCCTTCGCGGCGTCGGGCAGGGCGGGGGAGGCGTGGTCGGCGAAGACGCCGGCCTCGAGGGCGCGTGCGCCGAAGATGTTGTCGATGCCGTAGGCGACGTCGCCGAGCGGGGAGTCCTTGGTGAGGATGAGCTGGTTGACGAGGGTGCCGCCGTCGCCGAGCTGGGTGACCTCGACGTCGAGGCCGAGCCCCTCGAGGTCGGCCTTCTGCTCGTCGGTGAGCTCGAAAGAGTCGTGGGTGACGAGGGTGACCTTGCCGGTCGGCGGGCCGGCCGTCGTCGTCGTGGTCGCCGGGCTCTGCTCGGTGGAGCAGGCGACGAGCAGGCTCGTGGTGGCGATCGCTGCGAGCGTGGCTGCGGTGCCCTTGCGGCGGCGGGTGGTGGTGCTCATGCGTTGGTGTCCTCCTAGGTCAAAGGAGGGGTGCCGCGTCGCGCCCCGCGTGTGCTGCGGCGCACGACGTGGAGAGAATCCCGACTCCCTACACCGGTGCTAACCGGATCAGGTTCGAGGGTCTGCGGTGGTCCGCACTCTCAGCGCTCACCGTCCGTGCGGGCGGCAGCGCTCCCCTGTCGTTCCTGACCAGCCTACCGCCCGCCGCGCCTCGCGGCCGTGCCCGTCCTCACACCGAGAATGGTTGACGCTTCAACTTTCTCGGGGGAGACTGAAGACATGAGCCGAGACATGATCGACGCCGCGAGCGCCCACGCCGCCGCACCCTCCGCCCTCCTGCCCGGCGACCGCCTCGCAGCCGAGACGCACATGGACGCGGTCACGCTGTACGTCCGCGACATCGACGCGATGGTCGCCTTCTACACGAACGTCATCGCGCTCGAGGTCCTGGCGAACGACGCCGCGGACGGCCGCGACGCCGTCGTCACCCTCGGCCGCGGCACGACGCCGCTCGTCGTCCTGCGTGAGGCTCGCGACCTGCCGCCGCGCCGCCCTGGCGAGGCCGGCCTGTTCCACACGGCGATCCTCTTCGCCGACGCCGCAGGCCTCGCCGCGACGCTCGCGCGCGTCGCGACGCTCACCCCGCAGCTCTACACCGGCGCGGGCGACCACCTCGTCTCCGAGGCGTTCTACCTCGACGACCCCGAGGGCAACGGCATCGAGCTGTACGTCGACCGCCCGCGCGACCAGTGGCGCTGGCGCGACGGCCACGTCGAGATGGCCACGCTGCACCTCGACCCGAACGCATTCATGCAGCAGCACCTCGACGAGGCCGTCCTCGCTGCCCCGCATGCCTCGGCCGCGACCCTCGGCCACGTCCACCTGCAGGTCGGCGACATCCCGACCGCGCGCCGCTTCTACGTCGACACCCTCGGCTTCGAGGCGACGACCGAGATGGGCTCGGCCCTGTTCGTGTCCGCCGGCGGCTACCACCACCACATGGCGATGAACACGTGGGCGTCGATGGGCGCTGGCCCGCGGCCCGTGAACCTCGGCCTCGGCGAGGTGTCGATCGTCGTCCCGACGCGCGACGAGGTCGGCGCGCTCGCCGACCGCCTCAAGCACGCGGGCGTCGCCGCCGCGGACGACGGCGCCGTGCTCACGTTCGCCGACCCGTGGCGCAACGAGATCCGCGTCGCCGTCGGCTGACCCCGGACACACCTCGGCCCCCTCGTCGCGAGCGACGAGGGGGCCGAGCCGTCTGCCAGGGCGTCAGCGCGAAGCGTGCAGGACCCGCGTCAGCGCGAGGCCTTCAGGGTGCGCCCCGCAGAGATCCGCGACGTCACCTTGCGCGCGCCCTTGTTCGCAGCGATGCGGCTCAGCGCGGCGACCGCACCCGTCACGCCCGCGAAGGTCACGATGCCCGCGATATTCGACTCGTTGTCGAGCGGGTCCTTCGGGGCGTCGTGCCCCGTCGCCTTCTTCCACACCGCGCCGAGGAGCTTCTGCGCCAGCCACGCCGCCAGCGCGGACGTGCCGATCAGGATCAGCTTGTCGACCATGCCCTCGTCGTTGTCGTCAGCCACGTCGGTCCTCCTCGTCGCTCGTCGGTGCGGCAGCCCGGGTCGGGCGGCCACCCTGCCCACGCTACCGGGACCGTGGCGCGCTGCACGTCGGCCGACCTGCACGCACGCCGCACGAGCGCCCGACCAGGTCCGGCCGTCCTGGCCGTCGTCGGCACGACGGGGCACGATGGACAGGTCGCTCACGACGACGGCACCCGGGGCGAGGAGGACCAGTGCGGCGAGACACCTGGACGCGGCGCGCCGTGCCGGCGCTCGCGGGTGCGCTCGCGCTGTCCTGGGTCCTCGTGTCCGCGGCTCCGCGCCCCTCGGCCCCGGGCCTGACGGGCGACGGGCTCGTCCGTGCCGTCGCCGCGGGCGCGGACGAGAGAGCGGGCGCGACGGGGGCGCACGCGACGATCACCGACGTCGACCACCCGGACGTCGCCGCGACGGACGAGGACGTCGTCGTCACGGTCGAGGTGAGTGCGGCCGGGCCGACGCTCCGGCTCGAGCGCCGGGACGGCGGGCGGTGGACGCCGGTCGCCGAGGAGGTGGCCGAGACCACGGCCGTCGCGCTCCCCGTGCCGAGCCGGGCGGGCGACGCGACGTACCGCGTCGTGCTCGACCCGGGCACCGGCACGGTCCGCACGAGCCCCGAGCTCACGATCTTCCAGTCGGACAGCCAGGAGCACGCCGCGTACGTCGCTCGGGCTCGCGCCGCCGTGCGCGACTTCTGCCCGCTCACGCCGATCTACGTCGACTCGCCCGACGTGCGGTCGGGCCAGACCGTCGGCAAGGCCCGCTCGTCGTGGGCGTGGGCTGACGGGCAGGCACGCTGGACCCAGTCGATCCGGCTGCGCTCGGGCCTGCCCGACGCCGTGCTCGAGCACACGGCGCTGCACGAGTGCGCGCACGTCGTCCAGGTGCGCCCGCTCGTCGACGGCGAGAGCGCGTACGAGGAGTCGACCGCGAGCGCCGAGCGGCTCTACGCCCGCGGGCCGGCCGAGCCGGGCGAGCTGCAGGCGGACTGCATGGCGTCGGTGATCACGGGGCGCACGGCCGTCATGTACTACGCGCGGACGTGCACGGCGCGGCAGAAGGCCGACGCCCGCGCGATGTGGCGCGACTACGGGTCCGTGCGGCAGTCGCCCTCGCTGACCTGGGCCTGGAAGGGCTGAGCCCGGGTCATCGCCGTCGCGCCGGACCGCCCCGGTGCCGAGGACGCCCCCACGCGCACCCTGCCCGCGACTGCGGGCGTCGCCGTCGGCCTACCGACAGGCGGTCGCCCGGTTGCCGTCCGCCCGCTGTGATCCTCGCCGCTTCTGGCCGCCTCCGGTTGACGCTCGTCCCGGCCCGACCTAATTTTGAACTGACCGGTCAGATCAAAAGACTGCCGCAAGCTCAGGAACAGGACTATGAACCCCACCCCTCCCGCGAGCCGCACCGAGGTCGAGGACCTCCCTGCCGCACCCGCGCACGCTGCGCCGCCCTCCCAGCCCGCGCCGCGCCGCGCCGTCGTCCAGGCGAAGGACCTCACGCTCACGTCCGCACGCGGAACCGTCTACGGACCCGTCTCCCTCCACGTCCGCGAGGGCGACCTCGTCGTCCTCCAGGGACCCCAGGGCTCCGGCCGCACGAGCCTCCTGCTCACCCTCGCCGGCCGCATGCGGCCCGACCGCAGCACACGCCAGCTCACCGTCCTCGGCCACGAGCTGCCCCGCGAGCGCTACGCCGTCCAGAAGCTCGCCGCCGTCGCCGGCTTCGACGCGATCGACCGCCTCGACGACTCGGTGACGGTCGCCGACACACTCCGCGAGCGCCTCACCTGGCTCACGCCCTGGTACCGCCGCGCCCCGCGCCTCACCGAGCAGACGTACCGCGACGCCGCCTCCGCCGTCTTCGGCGAACGCCACCTGCCCGCGCTCGACACGGTCGTGTGGGACCTCGACGAGGTCGACGCGATGCTCCTGCGCATCACCGTCGCGATGCTCGCGCAGCCGCGCCTCCTCGTCGTCGACGACCTCGACCAGGTGCACGACGCCGCGCGCCGCCAGCTCGTCTGGGACAGCCTCGCCGGCCTCGCCGCCGCGGGCGTCACCGTCATCGCTTCCGTCGCGTCCGCAGGGGAGGTGCAGGCCATGACCTGGCAGACGTCGCCCCGCGTCGTGCGCCTGACCACCGGCCCGCAGCTCGACGCCTGACCTCCCCCAGGAAGACCTCATGATCTCTGCAGCATCGACAGGGAGCGAGCTCCGCCGGTTCCGCCGCGGCACCCTCCCCAAGGTCGCCGTCGGCGCCCTCATCCTCATCCCCCTCCTCTACGGCGCCCTGTACCTGTGGGCGTTCTGGGACCCGACCGGCAACATGGACAAGCTGCCCGTCGCCCTCGTCAACGAGGACGTCGCCGCGCAGCGCGACGGCGAGCCCGTCGACGCCGGCGCGCAGATCACCGAGAAGCTCGTCGAGTCGGGTGACCTCGACTGGCGCGTCACGTCGCGCGACGACGCTCTCGCGGGCGTCTCCGACGGCGACTACTACTTCGCGGTGACGATCCCCGCGGACTTCTCCGAGACGATCGTCAGCGCGGGCGGCGACGCCCCCGAGCAGGCACGCATCGACGTCACGTACAACGACGCGAACTCGTTCCTCGCGACGACGCTCGGCCGCTCCGCGATGGTCCAGGTCGAGTCCGCGGTGCGTGAGGAGATCGGCGCGCACGCGGTCGACACGGTCCTCGTCGGCCTCGGCTCCGCGCGCGACGGCTTCGCCACGGCGTCGGACGGTGCGATCCGGCTCACCGACGCGTCCGACCAGGTCGCCGACGGCGCCGTGACCCTCGCCGACGGCGCGGCCTCCGCGGCGGACGGCTCAGCCTCCCTCGCGGAGGGTCTGCGCACGCTCGCCGACGGCGTCAGCTCCGCGCACCAGGGGGTGGCCCGTCTCGACGACGGCGCCCAGCGCCTCGACAGCGGCGCCTCGACGCTCGCGGACGGCGCGTCCGACCTCGCGACCGGCACGTCGACCCTCGCGAAGGGCGGCACGACCCTCGCGTCCGGCGCGGGGAAGCTCGCGACCGGCGCCGGAACGCTCGCCGACGGCACGGGCGACCTCGCGGACGGCGCGACCGCCCTCGCCGACGGCCTCGCCGACGCGCACGACGGCGCGACGGACCTCGCAGAAGGCGCAGCGTCTGCCGCCGACGGCGCCGACGCCCTCAGCACGGGCGCCCAGGACCTCCGGTCCGGCACCGCCCGCCTCGCTGACGGCGCGCACAGCCTCGCGGCCGGCCTCGCCGCGTCCCAGCCGACGATCGAGGGACTGCCCCAGCAGCTCGCCGACGTCGCGACGCTCCTCACGCAGAACACCGCGATGCTCGCGGCGAGCGACCCGTCCGCGGCCGACCCGAAGGTGCAGGGCGTGATCGCCGCGAACAAGGAGGCCCTCGCGAAGCTCGGCGCGCTCGACGGCGCGACGCTCGTCGAGCGTTTCCAGGCCGCCGCCACCGGAGCCGCCGCGATCGACGCGCAGCTCCACCCGAGCACCGGGACCGAGCCCACGCTGCGTGACGGTGTCGACCAGCTCGCTGCCGGCGCCACGTCGCTCAGCACGGGCCTCGGCACGCTCGAGAAGGGCGCCGGCGCGCTCGCCGACGGCACCTCCAAGCTCTCCGACGGCGCCACCGCGCTCGCGACGGGCGCGACCGCCGTCGACAAGGGCGCGAGCAGGCTCGCGACGTCGTCGACGACGCTCTCCCAGGGCTCGGGCACGCTCGCGAAGGGCCTCAAGGACGCCGCGAAGGGCGCCAGAACCCTCTCCGCGGGCGCCGAGACGCTGAGCGACGGCACGCGAACGCTCTCCGACGGCACCTCCGAGCTCGCCGGAGGCGCGTCCCGGCTGCGCACCGGCGCGCGCAGCGCAGCGACCGGCGCGGGCACCCTCGCCGACGGCACCGCCCGCCTCGCCGACGGTGCCGACAGGCTCGCGGACGGCACCACGCAGCTGCACGACGGCGCGGGGCAGCTCGCCGACGGCCTCGCCAGCGGCGCCGAGCAGATCCCCGACGACGACGCGAACCTGCGCGCCCAGCGTGCCGCGGTCGTCGCCGCGCCCGTCACGGTCGCCGACTCCGACCTCGCGCAGGCCGAGGGCTTCGGCGAGGGCTTCGCGCCGTTCTTCCTGTCGCTCGCGCTGTTCGTCGGCGCGCTCATCACGTGGCTCGTGCTGCGGCCCGTGCCGCCGCGGGCGCTCGCCGCGCCCGTCTCCGGCTGGCGCGTCGCGATCGCCGGCTACCTCCCCGGCCTGCTCATCGGTGCGGCGCAGGCGGGAGTGATGCTCTCCGTCGTCGCGCTCGGCCTCGGCATGGACCTCACGAACGTCCCCGGCACGATCGCGTTCACCGTGCTCGTGGCCGCGACCTTCTTCGCGCTGCAGCAGGCGATCCTCGCCCTCGCGGGGCCCGCGGCGGGCAAGGTGCTCATCCTCGCGCTGCTCATGCTGCAGCTCGCCGGCTCGGGCGGCACCTACCCCGTGCAGACGACGGCGTCGTTCTTCCAGGCGATCCACCCGTGGCTGCCGATGTCGTACGCCGTCCAGGGCCTGCGCCAGGTCATCACGGGCGGTGCGGACGGCCGCCTGGTGGCGAGCACGCTCGTCCTCGGGGGCGTCCTGCTCGGCTCGCTCGCGGTCACCGCGTGGCGCGCCAGCCGGATGCGCACGTGGACGCTCGACCGCCTGCACCCGGCGATCGCGCTCTGAGCATGACCGTTCGGCGGGCCGTCGGCCGCTCTGGGAGGATCGGCAGCATGAGCGACGCCACCACCCCGAGGACCGACGGCCATGCCGCACGACGACGCGGGACCCGCGCGCAGGTGATCGAGGCCGCGGTGCGGCTCGTCGCCGAGCGCGGCTTCTCGGCAACGTCCGTCGACGACATCGCGCTCGCCGCGGGCGTCGCGAAGGGCAGCGTCTACTACAACTTCACGTCGAAGTCGGAGATCCTCGAGGCCGCCCTCGCGGAGGGCAGCGAGCGCCTCCAGACGACGATCAACGAGGCGCGTGGCGACCTGCGCGGGCGCGAGGCGCTCTCCGCGGTCGTCGGCGCGCTGCTCTCGTCGATGCAGGCCAACCCGGACTTCGCGAAGCTCATGGCCGCGGAGGTGTTCCGCGTCGAGCGCGAGTGGCAGGAGACGATCGGCGCGCTGCGCGCGGTGACGATCGCGACGTTCGCCGACGTCGTCGGCGAGATCTCGCCCGGCGAGGACGCGTCGCTCGTCGGCGCCGCGACCTTCGGTGCGGTGCTCGTCGCCGGGCTCGAGTGGTTGCTGTTCCAGCCGGACCGGTCCGTGGAGGACGTGCGCGCGAGCGTGCTGCGGCTCACCGCGGGGCTCTAGCCTCCCGCGGTCAGGGGACCGCGTCGACGGGAAGGTGCGGCCGGCTCAGCCGAACAGGCGGCCGAGCGCCTCGATGTTGAGGAACGCGACCAGCGCGGCGCCGAACCACACGACAGGCCAGACGCCCGAGGCGCGGCGCGTGCGCGTCGGCACGGCGGGCTGCTCGACCGGCGCGGCGGCCAGACGGTCGCTGCGCGGGGAGGCGGGCGTGACGAACGTCGAGACGACCGGGGTCTCGCCGGTCGTCGGCGGCTGGATCGTCGTCATCTGCAGGTGCAGCTCGGTCGGCTCCTTGATCGCGCGGCGGCGACGCGGGGCGTCCAGCTCGACCGACGTCGAGACGTCCGGGGTGCGGCCGACGAGCAGCTCGAGCAGGAGGCACGCCGCCTCGTCCGCGCGCTGCGCGTCGAGCCGCGCCGGGAGGTCGAGCAGCCACTTCTCGAGGCTGGCCTCACCGATGACGTCGGCGGGGCCGACGGCGGCGGGCGCCAGGTCCTGGTACGCGAGGGAGACGACGGCGCGGACCGACGTGCGCAGGTCCGCCGGGAGGAGGGCGGCGATGTGCGCGGCGGTCATGCCCGCGTGCTCGGCGGCCTCGTCCTTCGGGACACCGTCGAGGCGGAGCGCGCCGCGCTCGACCGCGACGTCGCCCAGCCAGCGGGCGCTCTCGACGACGACGATGCCGCCCGGGCCCACGAAGAGCCGGTCGATGCGTCCGCCAAGCTTGCTCGGACGGCGCAGGTCGCGCAGCACCGTCCAGCTGTGACGGCCCAGCACGCGGTTGCGGTGAGCCGCAGGCGTGTGCGTCCCCACCAACCCGGGCGCGCTGTTGATGTCCGTCATACCTTCTCCATCGGCTCAACCCCGGGTAAAGATGAGCCGTTCCGTCGACCAGTTGGGGCCGTTATGCC
This genomic window from Flavimobilis soli contains:
- a CDS encoding thiamine ABC transporter substrate-binding protein, encoding MSTTTRRRKGTAATLAAIATTSLLVACSTEQSPATTTTTAGPPTGKVTLVTHDSFELTDEQKADLEGLGLDVEVTQLGDGGTLVNQLILTKDSPLGDVAYGIDNIFGARALEAGVFADHASPALPDAAKDLLLEGSTALTPIDQGDVCINVDDRWFDAHPDVPVPATLDDLADPALKDLVVLTNPATSTPGLAFLAATVGAYGEDGYLDYWTSLKDNGVKISDSWSDAYYVDFSGGGEGGPRPVVLSYGSSPAYTLDGDESTTSSLPATCFRQVEYAGVIAGSDNPAAAGALVDYMLSADFQAALPDTVYMYPVDPDVDLPEAFEKFGPLAEKTITVDPATLAENRDAWIESWTDTMLG
- a CDS encoding ABC transporter permease, which codes for MTTTLAPAPTGNRAPHGDAAPGGARRRATGRALWFAAVGVPGLFLAVFFLWPVATMILKGFASPDAAAHPAWSPAAWDLGGFGEVLGRPRTWRVVGLTFLQAGLGTVLSVLLGLPGAYVLYRRTFPGRAFVRAVVTVPFVLPTVVVGVAFRSLFMDAGPLGGLGLDQSLTAIVVALVFFNYSVVVRTVGGFWAQLDARPEQAARALGASPLRVLRTVTLPALAPAIASAAALVFFFCATAFGTVLILGGSRFGTIETEIYVRTTQFLDLRAAAVLSVLQLVVVAAVLWVSGRASARRVRALALLGSAPGERRLRPRGLGAGGWASLAVTAVVVLGLLVWPMANLLLRSLRTADGTWTLQNYRNLAEPVAGSSVTAWQAAGTSLRTAAVAALIAVVVGGLVALVVSRRPRSRAGRRGLALLDGVFMLPLGVSAVTVGFGFLVTLDRPLGLGVDLRSSGLLVPVAQAVVAIPIVVRTVLPVLRALDPRLREAAATLGARPGRVLATVDLPLVTRPLGLAVGFAFAVSLGEFGATAFLARPDSATLPVVIFRLIGRPGAENFGTALAAAVVLAVVTATVMVVAERMRGDKAGEL
- a CDS encoding nuclease-related domain-containing protein; the encoded protein is MTDINSAPGLVGTHTPAAHRNRVLGRHSWTVLRDLRRPSKLGGRIDRLFVGPGGIVVVESARWLGDVAVERGALRLDGVPKDEAAEHAGMTAAHIAALLPADLRTSVRAVVSLAYQDLAPAAVGPADVIGEASLEKWLLDLPARLDAQRADEAACLLLELLVGRTPDVSTSVELDAPRRRRAIKEPTELHLQMTTIQPPTTGETPVVSTFVTPASPRSDRLAAAPVEQPAVPTRTRRASGVWPVVWFGAALVAFLNIEALGRLFG
- a CDS encoding YhgE/Pip family protein; the encoded protein is MISAASTGSELRRFRRGTLPKVAVGALILIPLLYGALYLWAFWDPTGNMDKLPVALVNEDVAAQRDGEPVDAGAQITEKLVESGDLDWRVTSRDDALAGVSDGDYYFAVTIPADFSETIVSAGGDAPEQARIDVTYNDANSFLATTLGRSAMVQVESAVREEIGAHAVDTVLVGLGSARDGFATASDGAIRLTDASDQVADGAVTLADGAASAADGSASLAEGLRTLADGVSSAHQGVARLDDGAQRLDSGASTLADGASDLATGTSTLAKGGTTLASGAGKLATGAGTLADGTGDLADGATALADGLADAHDGATDLAEGAASAADGADALSTGAQDLRSGTARLADGAHSLAAGLAASQPTIEGLPQQLADVATLLTQNTAMLAASDPSAADPKVQGVIAANKEALAKLGALDGATLVERFQAAATGAAAIDAQLHPSTGTEPTLRDGVDQLAAGATSLSTGLGTLEKGAGALADGTSKLSDGATALATGATAVDKGASRLATSSTTLSQGSGTLAKGLKDAAKGARTLSAGAETLSDGTRTLSDGTSELAGGASRLRTGARSAATGAGTLADGTARLADGADRLADGTTQLHDGAGQLADGLASGAEQIPDDDANLRAQRAAVVAAPVTVADSDLAQAEGFGEGFAPFFLSLALFVGALITWLVLRPVPPRALAAPVSGWRVAIAGYLPGLLIGAAQAGVMLSVVALGLGMDLTNVPGTIAFTVLVAATFFALQQAILALAGPAAGKVLILALLMLQLAGSGGTYPVQTTASFFQAIHPWLPMSYAVQGLRQVITGGADGRLVASTLVLGGVLLGSLAVTAWRASRMRTWTLDRLHPAIAL
- a CDS encoding VOC family protein — translated: MSRDMIDAASAHAAAPSALLPGDRLAAETHMDAVTLYVRDIDAMVAFYTNVIALEVLANDAADGRDAVVTLGRGTTPLVVLREARDLPPRRPGEAGLFHTAILFADAAGLAATLARVATLTPQLYTGAGDHLVSEAFYLDDPEGNGIELYVDRPRDQWRWRDGHVEMATLHLDPNAFMQQHLDEAVLAAPHASAATLGHVHLQVGDIPTARRFYVDTLGFEATTEMGSALFVSAGGYHHHMAMNTWASMGAGPRPVNLGLGEVSIVVPTRDEVGALADRLKHAGVAAADDGAVLTFADPWRNEIRVAVG
- a CDS encoding ATP-binding cassette domain-containing protein — encoded protein: MNPTPPASRTEVEDLPAAPAHAAPPSQPAPRRAVVQAKDLTLTSARGTVYGPVSLHVREGDLVVLQGPQGSGRTSLLLTLAGRMRPDRSTRQLTVLGHELPRERYAVQKLAAVAGFDAIDRLDDSVTVADTLRERLTWLTPWYRRAPRLTEQTYRDAASAVFGERHLPALDTVVWDLDEVDAMLLRITVAMLAQPRLLVVDDLDQVHDAARRQLVWDSLAGLAAAGVTVIASVASAGEVQAMTWQTSPRVVRLTTGPQLDA
- a CDS encoding TetR/AcrR family transcriptional regulator translates to MSDATTPRTDGHAARRRGTRAQVIEAAVRLVAERGFSATSVDDIALAAGVAKGSVYYNFTSKSEILEAALAEGSERLQTTINEARGDLRGREALSAVVGALLSSMQANPDFAKLMAAEVFRVEREWQETIGALRAVTIATFADVVGEISPGEDASLVGAATFGAVLVAGLEWLLFQPDRSVEDVRASVLRLTAGL
- a CDS encoding DUF4235 domain-containing protein, whose translation is MADDNDEGMVDKLILIGTSALAAWLAQKLLGAVWKKATGHDAPKDPLDNESNIAGIVTFAGVTGAVAALSRIAANKGARKVTSRISAGRTLKASR